TGATCGACAAGTTGGGGCTTGATCAGGATCCCGAGTTCAATGCCCGCCTGCGCAAGCCGACCGCCTTCCAGCGGGTGACCTTCTGGCTTAATCCGATAAATTGGATTCCCGATGGCTGGCGGGCCGGACGGAAGGACGAGGCGACGATGACCCCGAAGGTGCGCGAGGAGCTGCAGCGCGCCCGCGTCACCGCGACCTTTCTTGGCCGCCTGAGCGTCAAGCCCAAGCGGCGCTCCTTCGTGATCGATCTGGAGTTCACCGCGACCAGCCGCGAAAAATCGGCGCTCATCGTCAATACCTTGGCCGATCTTTATGTTTTCGATCGCCTGGAAGCGGGGTTTGACGAAACCAAACGGGTCAACGAATGGCTGGCCCAACGCCTGGAATCCTTGCGCGGCGATGTCGCCCTCGCCGAGGCCGCCGTCGAGACCTACCGCGCCGAAAATGGCCTGCGTCCGGTTGGCGAACGGCAGGGCACGGTGGCCAATCAGCAATTGACCGAGCTTAATTCCCGGCTGGTGCTGGCGCGCGCCGACCTTGCCCAGAAACAGGCCCGCCTCGATCAGGTGCGCAGCCTGTCACGGGGCGGCGGCGTGGCGACGGCCAGCGACGTGCTGCAGTCGTCGCTGATCCAGCAATTGCGCCAGCGCGAAGCCGAGGTGCGCAGCGCCCTGTCGGAAGCCGAAAAGACCTATGGCGAACGCCACCCCAAGATCATCGGCATGCGCGCCGACCTTGGGCAGTTGCAATCGAGCATCGGCGGGGAAATCGGCAAGATCGCCTCGTCGGCCGAAGGCGATGTCGAGATCGCCGCCATCGGCGTGCGCACCCTGGAGCGCGAGATCGTCGGTTTGCGCCAAGAGGGCGATGTTCAGGGCGGGGCGATCGTCAGACTGCGCGAATTGGAACGTCAGGCCGATTCCAGCCGCTCGCTTTACGAGGCCTTTCTGAGCCGCTTCAAACGCAACGCCGAGCAAGAGCAGATCCAGCGCGCCAATGCCCGGCTGTTGTCGCCAGCCGATATTCCCGCCTCGCCGTCCTATCCCCGCAAGATCCCCATTCTTCTGGTGATGATGGTCGTCGGCTTCGGTCTGGGGATCGGGCTGGTCTTTCTGGTCGAAGGCCTGGATGGCACCGTTCATTCGACCGAGGAACTGGAAGCCCTGGTCGGTTTGCCGCCCTTGGCGGTTATTCCG
The DNA window shown above is from Rhodospirillum rubrum ATCC 11170 and carries:
- a CDS encoding GumC family protein — translated: MAPDQAKPAPFRDQFHRVLGVIRRGKLLILACVLLVVAPTIVFLQQATPRYTANAAVLIEAPDATDSLLDRSDMSRTRLNDLMITTEAEVLGSTPLARRVIDKLGLDQDPEFNARLRKPTAFQRVTFWLNPINWIPDGWRAGRKDEATMTPKVREELQRARVTATFLGRLSVKPKRRSFVIDLEFTATSREKSALIVNTLADLYVFDRLEAGFDETKRVNEWLAQRLESLRGDVALAEAAVETYRAENGLRPVGERQGTVANQQLTELNSRLVLARADLAQKQARLDQVRSLSRGGGVATASDVLQSSLIQQLRQREAEVRSALSEAEKTYGERHPKIIGMRADLGQLQSSIGGEIGKIASSAEGDVEIAAIGVRTLEREIVGLRQEGDVQGGAIVRLRELERQADSSRSLYEAFLSRFKRNAEQEQIQRANARLLSPADIPASPSYPRKIPILLVMMVVGFGLGIGLVFLVEGLDGTVHSTEELEALVGLPPLAVIPVVRGRGGGAVVLARPRAPIAHAFRNLRTALTLNGEETRRRIVMVSSSVPKEGKSFVSLGLALTYARAGERVLLIDADVHRSSLAATIGIDGTRGLAQVLRGEATLDQVVTRPPGMDLDFLAAGEASAQEELFDASTLGALLSEPASRYDRIIIDTAPVLAVADARIVAGVADQVIYLVRWGSTQQTAVRNGIKLLRDVRAPLAGMVLSQVDVRRHAVYGYGDYGASYGRYQEYYAE